One window of the Candidatus Bathyarchaeia archaeon genome contains the following:
- a CDS encoding nitroreductase family protein → MDVFKIISERRSIRKYRKDPIPEEILERVLEAGRLAPSAANRQPWYFIVVKDEDTKSRLVDACRGQKFVGEAGAVIAILGDPNASRWYRQDPFIAASFMTLEAYEEGLGVCWIGAFEEDKVKQILRIPENLSVIILLTIGFPDEKPPPRPRKPREEIFFLDAYGKTYPFKT, encoded by the coding sequence ATGGATGTCTTTAAAATAATATCGGAGAGAAGAAGTATACGAAAATATAGGAAGGATCCTATACCGGAGGAGATTCTAGAAAGAGTTCTAGAGGCTGGCAGGCTTGCTCCATCAGCAGCCAACAGGCAACCATGGTACTTCATAGTGGTTAAAGACGAAGATACTAAAAGCAGATTAGTTGACGCTTGCAGAGGGCAGAAATTCGTGGGTGAGGCTGGGGCGGTTATAGCTATTTTAGGCGACCCTAACGCCTCAAGGTGGTATAGGCAAGACCCCTTCATAGCGGCAAGCTTCATGACGCTTGAAGCCTATGAGGAGGGGCTGGGCGTATGCTGGATAGGTGCATTCGAGGAGGATAAGGTTAAGCAGATCTTAAGGATTCCCGAAAACCTTTCGGTAATAATACTTTTGACAATAGGTTTCCCAGATGAGAAGCCGCCTCCGAGACCTAGAAAGCCTAGGGAAGAAATATTCTTCCTAGACGCTTACGGCAAGACATATCCATTCAAAACCTAA
- a CDS encoding ATP-binding protein: protein MKIIGRVADGATEIKARLILLKGMENNVVAEELVLIKNGGEDKPVNQILGVLREGLGKNEFLSYTSYRPEVAYLRHGGEPSGVREVYSFAIETIGIVTDGGIEPNRMIIQPRSPVYLLEDEDNPLEWVARGHDVIWSDAYVEGHPSWKVPFDKTFLPYHVGVYGSTGCGKSWFTRYILIPLYRSAGYKVIVLDWSGTDYAPLLEDNKVIRLAEVALDEESILSYFHDKTFGFARNDVIKDCFDEFLEGWTTKVKEAYTDSENPAEYLYQKLRTHVEGAISSIERKDSKAAAQRAYRRIFRRLKPSDLYPVMGVITIEELFQELERKGILAIDMGGALTEAKLGFFLSLSKHLYSLMETGRNLGIALIIDEAPQYAPWDARGIQAETCEMIKNLAALGRKRMLNLTLIAQGIKGEIGVNAAVRRNLNTHFFGRIHPLDASGEGGASEWLSPYGISASHLLQLKPGRFYFAGAMNPSPVPLLITYSPPGR from the coding sequence TTGAAGATCATAGGTAGAGTTGCCGATGGGGCAACCGAGATAAAAGCCAGGCTTATTTTACTTAAGGGGATGGAGAACAACGTTGTAGCGGAGGAACTTGTCTTAATCAAGAATGGGGGGGAGGATAAACCGGTTAATCAGATACTGGGCGTTCTAAGGGAGGGTTTGGGCAAAAACGAGTTTTTGAGCTATACGTCGTATAGGCCTGAAGTGGCGTACCTAAGGCATGGCGGCGAGCCGTCAGGCGTTAGGGAGGTTTACTCTTTCGCAATAGAAACTATAGGTATCGTGACCGATGGGGGCATAGAGCCCAACAGGATGATAATCCAGCCTAGGTCTCCGGTCTATCTGCTTGAGGATGAAGATAATCCGCTTGAATGGGTTGCCAGGGGGCATGACGTAATATGGTCTGACGCATATGTGGAAGGGCATCCATCATGGAAGGTTCCCTTCGATAAGACATTTCTACCCTATCACGTAGGTGTCTACGGGAGCACCGGGTGTGGAAAATCATGGTTTACTAGGTATATCCTCATACCGCTCTATAGGAGCGCTGGCTACAAGGTAATTGTGCTCGACTGGAGCGGAACCGACTACGCGCCCTTATTGGAAGACAACAAGGTTATTAGGTTAGCTGAGGTAGCCCTCGATGAAGAATCCATATTAAGCTACTTTCATGATAAAACATTTGGGTTTGCTAGAAACGATGTTATTAAAGACTGCTTTGACGAGTTTTTAGAGGGATGGACAACTAAGGTTAAGGAGGCGTACACAGACTCTGAGAACCCAGCCGAATACCTCTATCAGAAATTGAGGACTCATGTTGAGGGCGCAATATCCAGTATAGAGCGAAAAGACTCTAAGGCTGCGGCTCAAAGAGCGTATAGAAGGATATTTAGGAGGCTTAAGCCCTCAGACCTCTACCCGGTTATGGGAGTCATAACAATAGAGGAGCTCTTCCAAGAGCTTGAGCGGAAGGGCATACTGGCGATCGACATGGGCGGAGCGCTAACAGAGGCTAAGCTCGGCTTCTTTCTATCACTATCAAAGCACCTCTACAGCCTAATGGAGACCGGAAGAAACCTTGGCATAGCGCTCATAATAGATGAGGCGCCGCAGTACGCCCCATGGGACGCTCGCGGAATACAAGCAGAAACATGCGAAATGATCAAGAACTTGGCTGCGCTAGGCAGAAAAAGAATGCTGAATCTTACGCTTATAGCTCAGGGCATAAAAGGCGAGATAGGCGTAAACGCGGCTGTCAGAAGAAACCTTAACACCCATTTCTTCGGCAGGATACATCCGCTGGACGCTAGCGGTGAGGGCGGCGCCTCAGAGTGGCTGTCGCCTTACGGTATATCTGCAAGCCATCTGCTTCAGCTTAAGCCGGGAAGATTTTATTTCGCCGGAGCCATGAACCCTTCGCCAGTGCCCTTGCTGATAACATATAGTCCGCCGGGAAGGTGA
- a CDS encoding UPF0179 family protein: MSGENGKRMKPIITLVGVGQARVGELFVHKGFSAKCRECRYLNVCVKNLECGRIYRVVGLRDKVLKCEAYDIEMRVVEVVEAEVLAAIPSKQAIVGALITFHSQECDKQGCESYEFCSPEYLKDGDRCEIVEVYGAIGCPKDLQLRKVLLRRAPPS; this comes from the coding sequence ATGAGCGGAGAAAACGGGAAGCGCATGAAGCCCATAATCACTCTGGTAGGTGTAGGCCAAGCTAGAGTGGGAGAATTATTTGTACATAAAGGTTTTAGCGCAAAATGTCGTGAATGCAGATACCTTAATGTTTGTGTTAAAAACTTGGAGTGCGGCCGAATATATAGGGTTGTTGGTTTACGTGACAAAGTTTTAAAATGCGAAGCCTACGATATTGAAATGCGTGTAGTTGAAGTTGTCGAAGCGGAGGTTTTAGCAGCCATTCCATCTAAACAGGCAATTGTAGGCGCATTAATAACCTTCCATTCGCAAGAATGCGATAAACAGGGCTGCGAAAGCTACGAGTTTTGTTCGCCAGAATACTTAAAAGATGGGGATCGCTGCGAAATTGTTGAGGTTTACGGGGCCATTGGGTGCCCTAAGGATTTACAGCTGAGGAAGGTGCTGCTGAGGAGGGCGCCTCCCTCTTAA
- a CDS encoding THUMP domain-containing protein, which produces MENCRKTEEYTLPVESEAFTSSGAWLMVTTVPGLEDIVVKEAFEKLSVLKAEERFCNVGGRVLLNVPSDQVDKAFTLRSIEHIIHLIRVFEVERGENGLNQIYNGVYGCEIPLGSTFRVTCERIGEHVYTSLDVQKVAGQAIVDKYRRKVDLKNPETIIRVDVAHNLCIVGIQRTRTSLRIRYPRAFQHCSALNPVIAYAMLRIADVKPGDRVLDAFCGGGTIIIEAAQAWDSSLDLLGIDISPKSIEGAWRNAEAAAVKDKVKFIVGDARRLEKILPADWKIDKAVSNLPFGIRSGRMKAIPKIYADFLKSLKQFMREDSRVCLLTVHKDLLEGISRSLNLKVVSSRQIFYGGLQAWIVLLSPA; this is translated from the coding sequence ATGGAAAACTGCAGGAAAACCGAAGAATATACGCTCCCGGTTGAAAGCGAAGCATTTACTAGTTCCGGAGCTTGGCTCATGGTCACGACTGTACCTGGCTTAGAAGACATAGTTGTAAAGGAAGCGTTTGAAAAGCTCAGCGTTCTTAAGGCTGAGGAAAGATTCTGCAATGTTGGTGGTAGAGTACTATTAAATGTTCCGTCAGATCAAGTTGACAAAGCATTCACTCTAAGAAGCATAGAACACATTATCCATTTAATTAGGGTTTTTGAGGTTGAAAGAGGGGAAAACGGGCTGAATCAAATATATAATGGGGTTTACGGCTGCGAGATCCCTTTAGGCTCAACCTTCAGGGTTACATGCGAGAGAATTGGGGAACACGTGTACACGAGCCTAGATGTACAGAAGGTGGCTGGGCAGGCGATAGTGGACAAGTATCGTCGAAAAGTCGACCTCAAAAATCCAGAGACCATTATTAGGGTTGACGTCGCCCATAACCTCTGCATTGTGGGCATACAGAGAACAAGAACCTCACTTAGGATCCGTTACCCAAGGGCTTTCCAACACTGCTCGGCGTTAAATCCCGTGATTGCTTACGCAATGCTTAGAATAGCGGATGTTAAACCGGGCGATAGGGTTCTAGACGCGTTTTGCGGTGGGGGAACAATAATAATTGAGGCGGCTCAAGCGTGGGATAGCAGCTTAGACCTATTAGGGATCGATATAAGTCCAAAAAGCATTGAGGGAGCTTGGAGGAACGCTGAGGCGGCGGCCGTTAAAGATAAAGTTAAGTTTATTGTGGGCGACGCGCGAAGGCTTGAGAAGATTCTTCCCGCAGATTGGAAGATCGATAAGGCTGTTTCAAACCTTCCCTTCGGTATTAGGAGCGGTAGAATGAAGGCTATACCAAAGATCTACGCTGATTTTTTGAAGTCGCTTAAACAGTTTATGAGGGAAGATTCTAGGGTCTGCTTACTTACGGTTCACAAAGATCTTTTAGAGGGTATTAGTAGAAGCCTAAATCTTAAGGTTGTCAGCAGCAGGCAGATATTTTATGGTGGGCTGCAGGCATGGATAGTCTTATTAAGCCCGGCTTAA
- a CDS encoding DNA double-strand break repair nuclease NurA: MASAEELPEWIKLPVDLQHGFFQLAEKEAKELTDTVNRINGILKILEAEISPHFHAFPEQNRRSIIAAVDSSRSPRLSERLGIRYGVYATGVVYLRGAERLHEKFEPGAFRCRQAFSRENSKILFDLETLLSERRVALEALDECDILFIDGSFYSFVYQALDLKKSGRWEKREENLINEVFDITERLRESGKVLGVIKRSRSRALGGFMFREYGNKEFVNLLDKHILSLIMPEKNFLEYKDILGGRPASFYTKIAYLVSIGQFSEDPQNLEKMAERGVYEPFDKLGLYREGFNDMRRAQIRLSGEAPPCEIEYPSKIDVKDVLSEEGLFNEDTNLPIALDLVDSLVNISSKFTEEFVSEIEGRVLENIIKDGGNLKSIKAFFTFLNPQKPF, from the coding sequence ATGGCTAGCGCCGAGGAGCTGCCGGAGTGGATTAAGCTTCCAGTAGATTTGCAGCACGGCTTCTTCCAGCTGGCGGAAAAAGAGGCTAAAGAATTAACGGACACTGTTAACAGAATTAATGGCATATTAAAGATTCTTGAAGCTGAGATATCCCCGCATTTCCACGCTTTTCCAGAGCAGAATAGGAGGTCGATTATCGCGGCGGTCGATAGCTCTAGGTCACCTAGGCTAAGCGAAAGGCTCGGCATAAGATATGGGGTTTACGCTACCGGTGTAGTCTACTTGAGGGGAGCTGAGAGGCTACATGAAAAATTTGAGCCGGGAGCCTTCAGGTGCAGGCAGGCTTTCTCCCGGGAGAACAGCAAGATTCTCTTTGACCTCGAAACATTACTCTCTGAAAGAAGGGTTGCGTTGGAAGCCTTAGATGAATGCGACATACTCTTTATAGACGGAAGCTTCTACAGCTTTGTTTATCAAGCACTAGATCTAAAAAAGAGCGGTCGATGGGAGAAGAGGGAGGAGAATCTCATCAACGAAGTCTTTGATATTACTGAGAGGCTTAGGGAAAGCGGTAAGGTCTTAGGGGTAATCAAGAGGAGCCGCTCTAGGGCTTTAGGAGGCTTCATGTTCAGGGAGTATGGCAATAAAGAGTTCGTGAACCTGCTGGATAAACATATACTCTCTCTAATCATGCCTGAGAAAAACTTCCTTGAGTATAAGGATATTTTGGGTGGTCGGCCAGCATCATTCTACACGAAGATCGCTTATCTGGTTTCCATTGGGCAGTTTAGCGAGGACCCACAGAACTTGGAGAAGATGGCTGAGAGGGGGGTATATGAGCCGTTCGATAAGCTGGGCTTATATAGGGAAGGCTTCAACGACATGAGGAGGGCGCAGATCAGACTCAGCGGTGAAGCCCCTCCCTGCGAAATAGAATACCCATCTAAGATCGATGTTAAGGACGTGCTTTCAGAGGAGGGCTTGTTTAACGAGGACACAAATCTACCCATAGCCCTAGACCTAGTGGATAGCCTAGTGAACATATCATCAAAGTTCACCGAGGAGTTCGTGTCGGAGATTGAGGGAAGAGTGCTGGAAAACATAATTAAGGATGGCGGAAACCTAAAGTCTATAAAGGCGTTCTTCACGTTTTTAAACCCGCAGAAACCATTTTAG
- a CDS encoding deoxyribonuclease IV: MRIGFHMSIYGSVDKAVDRALEIGCNTLQIFTRNPRGWTARPLREEEIKAFIIKVERNDIRPVFSHMPYLSNLASPRNEIYTKSIETLITEMGRCERLKIPYLVTHLGSHLGRGARKGLERIVKAIDEAFSSFGGRVMLLLENTAGSRNSVGGRLSDLQYIIERSSYPDKIGICFDTCHAFAAGYDLRTEEKIEVVIREIDGTVGFTKLKLVHLNDSRGDLNSRIDRHEHIGLGKIGEKGFRSILRSKFASLPLILETPKNSVRSDLENLMKVKELAGIL; this comes from the coding sequence ATGAGAATAGGTTTTCATATGTCGATATATGGTTCTGTTGACAAAGCCGTCGATAGAGCGCTCGAAATCGGATGTAATACCCTCCAAATATTCACAAGGAACCCACGCGGCTGGACTGCTAGGCCGCTCAGGGAGGAGGAAATTAAAGCATTTATAATTAAAGTTGAAAGAAACGATATTAGGCCTGTTTTTAGCCATATGCCGTACCTGTCGAATCTAGCATCCCCCAGAAACGAGATTTACACTAAGTCCATTGAAACGCTCATAACTGAGATGGGTAGATGCGAGAGGCTTAAAATTCCATATTTAGTGACGCATTTGGGAAGCCACCTTGGGCGGGGCGCCAGAAAAGGTTTAGAGAGAATAGTTAAAGCCATAGATGAAGCCTTTTCATCCTTTGGCGGAAGAGTTATGCTGCTTCTAGAGAATACGGCTGGATCAAGGAATAGTGTGGGTGGAAGATTAAGCGACCTCCAATATATAATTGAGCGCTCATCCTACCCGGATAAAATTGGAATATGTTTTGATACATGCCATGCCTTCGCAGCGGGCTACGATCTTAGAACAGAAGAGAAGATAGAGGTGGTTATAAGGGAGATAGATGGAACAGTAGGCTTCACTAAACTCAAACTAGTCCATTTGAACGATTCTCGCGGCGACCTAAATTCACGCATAGATCGCCATGAACATATAGGTTTAGGGAAGATTGGGGAGAAAGGCTTTAGGAGTATACTGCGCAGCAAGTTTGCAAGCCTACCATTAATACTTGAAACCCCAAAAAATAGTGTTAGGAGCGACCTAGAAAACCTGATGAAGGTGAAAGAGCTTGCGGGGATCCTATAA
- a CDS encoding FKBP-type peptidyl-prolyl cis-trans isomerase — translation MPFEKGDFVLIDYVARVAETGEVFDTTIEEVSRKEGIYQEGAIYEPKLVVIGEGWILKALEEALLNLDVEKTATIEIPPEKGFGNRDPEKIKMYPLRKFIAQGITPKVGMKVEVNGKVATIRAIGAGRVQLDFNPPLAGKTLIYEVTVRKKLETIEEKIKALIHRRIPQVDIEKFLIEIGEDYVSINIPEEAFYVEGLQLIKRGIFMDIQKFYPDKKIVRFVEVFKREAPSSAAPSSAVNP, via the coding sequence TTGCCATTTGAGAAAGGAGACTTCGTACTGATAGATTATGTTGCTAGGGTTGCCGAGACCGGTGAGGTCTTTGACACAACGATCGAGGAGGTTTCACGCAAAGAGGGAATTTATCAGGAAGGCGCGATATATGAGCCTAAGCTCGTCGTGATAGGGGAAGGGTGGATTTTAAAGGCTCTGGAAGAAGCGCTGCTAAACCTTGATGTGGAGAAAACCGCGACAATAGAGATCCCGCCGGAAAAAGGTTTTGGAAACAGGGATCCGGAGAAAATCAAAATGTATCCATTAAGAAAATTCATAGCTCAAGGGATAACTCCGAAGGTCGGCATGAAGGTTGAGGTTAACGGAAAGGTGGCTACTATACGTGCAATAGGCGCTGGAAGAGTTCAATTAGACTTCAATCCTCCATTAGCCGGTAAAACCCTCATATATGAGGTCACCGTGAGAAAGAAGCTCGAAACCATCGAGGAGAAGATTAAGGCGCTGATTCATCGTAGAATCCCGCAGGTAGACATTGAAAAATTCTTGATTGAAATAGGCGAAGACTATGTCTCAATAAATATACCGGAAGAAGCATTCTACGTGGAGGGTTTACAGCTCATTAAGCGCGGGATCTTTATGGACATACAAAAATTCTATCCAGATAAGAAAATTGTACGGTTCGTAGAGGTCTTTAAGAGGGAGGCGCCCTCCTCAGCAGCACCTTCCTCAGCTGTAAATCCTTAG
- a CDS encoding MFS transporter: MLNRVYRKIGKNARVLIATEPLWSIPMNWVFFYRPMFLSIVIGLSSTEIGLLITIFNSLASIMPLLGGYLADRFGRKIVLMLFDSVCWLTSLIIWAFSRNIWHVVLAYIIESCVSTIYSVWECLLVEDTDHEFRSIIYGSISAIWTIGSLMTPVAGYIIGIYGLDAGCRTLFMLAFFSLIPAFIIRQIYLQEPNLTWRFTRESPFSGIKGYLRSLSIVRRDRAILVMLIIIIVAGFYSSSYAYFSLYLIHEDGLGLNENIASLIPFASSIVSLTLSMTVVSKLRSRDDCLKTLILGHGLGALAIFLFINSPKRFLPLAMLSAALLGFYSISAFSVSRTFLVNQIDSVDDRAKAKTLSLSVTLSSLVNLSTPTIVGYLFSLNPKIPFMIIFAALSASTLILSALLFTLEHRARFNRNF, from the coding sequence ATGTTAAATAGGGTTTACAGAAAAATCGGTAAGAACGCTAGAGTGCTTATAGCAACTGAGCCATTATGGAGCATACCCATGAACTGGGTTTTCTTCTATAGACCCATGTTTCTGAGCATAGTTATCGGGCTTTCCTCCACCGAGATAGGGCTCCTAATAACTATTTTTAACTCCCTAGCATCCATCATGCCTCTACTAGGCGGATATTTAGCTGACAGGTTTGGCAGAAAAATCGTTTTAATGCTTTTTGACAGCGTCTGCTGGCTGACATCCCTGATTATATGGGCTTTTAGCCGAAATATTTGGCACGTAGTTTTAGCCTACATTATTGAGAGCTGCGTCTCAACAATCTACTCTGTTTGGGAGTGTTTACTTGTCGAAGATACTGACCACGAGTTTAGATCGATTATTTATGGCTCCATATCGGCAATTTGGACTATTGGATCATTAATGACCCCGGTCGCCGGATACATTATAGGGATCTACGGGCTTGACGCCGGATGCAGAACCCTCTTTATGCTAGCTTTCTTCTCCCTAATACCCGCATTCATAATTAGGCAGATATATCTCCAGGAGCCTAACCTCACATGGAGGTTTACGAGGGAGAGCCCCTTCTCGGGGATCAAAGGATACTTGCGCTCTCTCTCAATAGTTAGAAGAGACCGCGCAATTCTTGTCATGCTCATAATAATAATTGTAGCCGGATTCTACAGCTCTTCTTACGCTTATTTTTCGCTATATTTGATTCATGAGGATGGGCTTGGATTAAACGAGAATATAGCTTCGTTAATTCCATTCGCTTCTTCAATAGTTTCCCTAACGTTATCCATGACCGTTGTCTCAAAACTTAGATCTAGAGATGATTGCTTAAAGACGCTTATATTGGGGCATGGCTTAGGCGCCCTAGCCATATTCCTCTTCATAAATTCGCCTAAAAGATTTTTGCCCCTAGCAATGCTATCAGCAGCCCTACTCGGCTTCTACTCAATATCGGCTTTCTCCGTCTCCAGAACATTTCTAGTGAACCAAATCGACTCAGTTGACGATAGGGCTAAGGCTAAAACCCTATCGCTATCTGTAACATTATCCTCACTCGTAAACCTGTCAACCCCAACAATCGTCGGATACTTATTCAGCCTAAACCCGAAAATCCCATTCATGATAATTTTCGCCGCGCTCTCGGCCTCCACGCTAATCCTATCAGCCCTACTATTTACTCTTGAGCATAGGGCTCGCTTTAACAGAAACTTTTAA
- a CDS encoding metallophosphoesterase: MKLLVGTDFHGFKPAFEFLAKEADKQGADAIIVCGDITNFGTFENAKSLLSTLANANIPVFFVPGNCDPPSITSLNLDNLRCIHGVGASFRDLLLLGVGGSPITPFNTFFEMSEEEIYRVLQTCLSSIDDKTRLYHEMLIVSHSPPKNTRLDKTVFGLHVGSESLRKFIEEYEPLAVLCGHIHEAKGEDTLGKTLIINPGPARHGNYAILHAEKNNVKAAFLAIKP; the protein is encoded by the coding sequence ATGAAGCTACTCGTTGGAACAGATTTCCACGGTTTTAAACCAGCGTTCGAATTTTTGGCTAAAGAAGCGGATAAGCAGGGCGCTGACGCCATAATTGTATGTGGCGACATAACGAATTTCGGCACATTTGAAAACGCTAAAAGCCTCCTATCCACACTGGCTAACGCAAATATACCGGTCTTCTTCGTCCCGGGGAACTGTGACCCCCCATCAATCACATCTCTAAACCTCGATAACCTGAGATGTATACATGGTGTAGGAGCATCTTTCAGAGATCTGCTACTCTTAGGCGTTGGTGGGAGCCCGATAACGCCTTTCAACACATTTTTCGAGATGAGTGAAGAGGAAATATATAGAGTCTTGCAAACATGTTTAAGCAGCATTGATGATAAAACCAGGCTCTATCATGAAATGCTTATAGTGTCCCATTCGCCTCCGAAAAACACTAGGCTTGATAAAACCGTTTTCGGGCTTCATGTTGGAAGCGAAAGCCTAAGAAAATTCATCGAGGAATATGAACCTCTAGCGGTATTATGCGGCCACATACATGAAGCGAAAGGAGAAGACACCCTCGGCAAAACGCTCATAATTAACCCCGGACCCGCTAGGCACGGCAACTACGCTATCCTACATGCCGAAAAAAATAACGTTAAAGCTGCTTTTCTCGCAATAAAACCTTAA
- a CDS encoding NAD(P)-dependent glycerol-1-phosphate dehydrogenase, translated as MLASGLMGLEFKVHRMRLPREIIIGSGSLETIGSICGDLGFTGKALIIAGEKTFETAGRRVKEILESGGLKVEEHIVSSSVPTVRDVDLSEEKIKKLKPHVVLGVGGGTKIDIAKLSSARQGIPFISVPTTASHDGIASPFASLKGLNRPYSVMAQPPIAVIADTEIIMKAPYRFIASGCGDVIAKFTSTCDWKLAHERIKEYYAQYTASLALMSAKHVVENAHLIKPNSEEGLRILLEALVSCGIAMSIAGSSKPCSGSEHLFSHALDLIAPKPALHGEQCGIGTIMMASLHGLDWNLIRRTLQKIGAPVTAEEIGIEPKYIVEALVMAPKIRPERYTILSEKKLDYKDAWALAKETGVID; from the coding sequence ATGTTAGCTTCTGGGTTGATGGGATTGGAATTTAAAGTTCATCGAATGAGGTTGCCCAGAGAGATAATCATTGGAAGCGGGAGTCTAGAGACTATTGGCTCAATATGCGGCGATTTGGGTTTCACCGGCAAGGCTCTGATAATTGCTGGGGAGAAAACCTTTGAAACGGCTGGGCGGAGGGTTAAAGAGATTCTCGAAAGCGGCGGGCTAAAGGTTGAGGAGCATATAGTATCCTCCAGCGTGCCAACGGTTAGAGACGTGGATTTATCTGAGGAGAAGATAAAGAAGCTTAAGCCTCATGTTGTTCTCGGCGTAGGTGGAGGAACGAAAATTGACATCGCGAAGCTAAGCTCCGCTAGGCAGGGCATACCGTTCATAAGCGTTCCAACAACGGCCTCTCACGATGGCATAGCCAGCCCCTTCGCCTCCCTGAAAGGCCTGAATAGGCCGTACTCAGTTATGGCTCAGCCTCCAATAGCGGTAATAGCTGACACGGAGATAATAATGAAGGCGCCCTATCGATTTATTGCGAGCGGCTGTGGAGACGTTATAGCGAAGTTTACATCAACATGCGATTGGAAGCTGGCTCACGAGAGAATAAAAGAGTATTACGCGCAGTATACGGCTAGCCTCGCATTAATGAGCGCCAAACACGTTGTTGAGAATGCCCACTTAATTAAACCTAACTCTGAGGAAGGGTTAAGGATACTTCTAGAGGCGCTCGTCAGCTGCGGCATAGCTATGAGCATAGCTGGAAGCAGCAAACCGTGCAGTGGATCAGAACACTTATTTAGTCACGCATTAGACTTGATAGCACCTAAGCCAGCGCTTCACGGAGAGCAGTGTGGCATTGGAACCATAATGATGGCTTCCCTACATGGATTAGACTGGAATCTTATTAGGCGCACACTGCAAAAGATTGGGGCCCCTGTTACCGCTGAGGAAATAGGCATAGAGCCAAAATACATAGTTGAGGCTCTAGTGATGGCGCCTAAAATCCGACCTGAAAGGTACACGATTCTCAGCGAGAAAAAACTGGATTATAAGGATGCATGGGCTTTAGCTAAAGAAACCGGGGTGATAGATTAG